CTGAGCGGCGGCGAGGCGCACACGACCAACAATCGCATGGAGATGACAGCGGTCGTCCGCGGCCTCAAGGCGCTTATCGAACCCTGCGAAGTCACGCTCCATTCGGACAGCCGCTACGTGATCGATGGCATGACCAAGTGGATTCACGGCTGGCAGAAAAAGGGCTGGATCAACGCCAGCAAGAAGCCCGTCCGCAACGAAGACCTATGGCACGAGTTGATCGCGGCAGCCGCGCCGCACCGGATCACCTGGCAGTGGGTCAAGGGACACGACGGCCACGTCGAGAACGAGCGCGTCGATCGTCTGGCGTGTGAGGCTGCGGAGGCGGCGCGGGCTTAAGCCTCCAGGCGCGAACGCGGGCGGACTTTGGATGAGCTGCCGACGAGCTGGAAGTCCGCAATGGGTGGAAAGCGGACCTAGGCTCAGCGCCTTATGATGCCCTTAGCCAGCGCCGCAGCTTCGCACTGATCTCCCGCAGCACACGGTCCATTGATCTGAAGATAATTCGGCCAATCGGGCCGCATTCGTGCGACCACACTCCCACGCTCGTTATCACGACGAAGCTTGGCTTCAGGATCTAAAGGTAGCGATAGGATAGACTCTGCACCTTCACCCTCATCTGGCGCATTGCCTTCGTAGATCACAAACCTCACGCCGTTCCATTCAACGTCGTAGAGATTGAAGTCATGGACTGGCGTTCGCTTGCTGAGCAGGCGTGCATCAGAAGGAAGGCAGAAGCTTTCGCCACAAGCGCCGCCATCGGTTTCTGGGGAGCAGCTCATTAGCGTCGTCGCGAATAGGAGAGCCAGGAGCCGCATCATCCGACCAGCATGCCTGAGAACCGGAAGCGTCCGCAATGGGTCGTTTGCAGTCGGTCCGCTCCGGAGCGGGTCTCGATCTGCAGTTTTGCCCCTCGGAATGACCGACATGGGTGGAAAGCGGACATTTGTTCCGATTGTTTCGAGCCTTCCTCATCCCCCTTTTGGGAGGCGAAATCGTTCCAAAGCTCGAATGGCATCCTCGCGTATTTCCGGAGCCTCAAATCGGCGGTTCCAATCGAAAAAGAGCTGCCACTCCACATCTCGATGGGTGAAAATCATCCCGCAATGATAACGTCTCTGCCAGCTTTGTGTGTTGCAATAAACGGTGCCTGCCGATGACGGAATTACGGCTAATTCATTGAGTTTTTTGAACTCCGTGTAGAGCTTATGTAGTTCTGGGTTTGCATGATACGGCCCTGATGGCTGGTAGTATCCTTCATATATCAACCAGTATGAGTTCCTCGATGTCGGCACTGATACGCGATTGCGTTCTACGACTTCAGACTCATAGCGTATGTAAGGAGTATCCTTCTGCGGGTTCTCGCGTACGACTCCCTGCTCGAGACGGTTAAGTGTCCGGCCCTCGAAAATGAACCCACTTAGATGGTCGCGCGGGAAGCGATACAACGTCCCACCTAACTGAACGTCTACAAACGTCCGACGCTCAGCGCCGCAGCCAGCTGAGAGGCTGAGGAGTATTAGAACCCATGTCGAATGGCGCAACACTCGGAACTTCTGACAAGATGGAATGCTCTGACTCCCCGCCCGTAGGTGGCTTCTGTGTAATTCTCGGGAGTTAAGATCGCCCTCACATCAAAGTCCGCAATGGGTCGTTTGCAGACGGTCCGCTTTCGAACGAGAGCCGGATCGCGCTTTGGCCGATCGGAATGGCCGAGATGGGTGGTTAGCGGACATTCGCACCCGTAAGAGCGTGCGCGCAACGGTCGCCACATGGGGACGAGGGTAATCCCTGATACCCCTCTACGGGCACCAACCATACGGTGAAGCCCGGTCGGGATAAGGAGAGAAGTCATGGTGCTGCGGTTCGCTCTTGGCGCATCAATTGCGCTCGTTCTCGCAGGCTGCCAGACCCCGCCCCCTGCACCGACTCCCAACCCATCAATCGGCGTCGGCAATCCCTATCCTGTCAGCAATTATCAGTGCGGGAACACCCGTCTCGCCGTGCGCCTGATGGGTGAGCGGGCGTCGGTGTCGGTTGACGGTGCCGACGCGATCGACCTCCCCGCCAGCGGGTCTTCCGGCACGACCTTTTCGAACGGGCGCCAGACCCTGATCATAGAGCAGGGCCGCGTGTCCTGGGGCCTCGGCCGTGCTGTCCCGGTCCCCTGCACGGGCGGCTGAACAGAGGCGAGTTCAGCCGTGGCGCGGACGTCCGCAATGGGTCGTTAGCGGTCTCTTGCGTAACGTGGCACCTACCCGCACTGCACGCGGTGCAGCAGCTTGGGGTTGGCCGGCACCAGCGCCGCCATCGCCGCGACCACCGAGGCCGTTCTACCGACCTTCGAAACCTGCTTGCGGTCGGTGAAGGCCGGCGTCATTCTGCGCGAACTGGGGGAGGGTTCATGACCGCATCCGTCGCCGCTGCGACTTTGACGACTGTTGGTAGCCGCTTCAGGCCGTCGTTCTATTTCTGGATGACGCTGGCGATGTGCCTGTTCGTCTTCGCGGGCTTCGGGCTCCACTCCTTCCTGCCCGCTCTCCAGGGCAATTTTCCGCCGGCGCCGCCGATAGTGCACCTGCACGGCGTGGTGTTCGTCACCTGGATGCTGCTGCTGTTGACGCAGTCGGCACTGGTGTGCTCCGGGAACGTGAAGCTGCACCGCGCGCTCGGTACCTGGGGCATCGCACAAGGCACCGCGACCATCCTCATCGGCCTGATGATGCAGCTAATCGCCTCGGGCCGCGGTTATGCCGCCGGGAGACCGGCCGGGACCGACGGGCTCTACCTCGGGCTGCTCGCCTTCCTGGGCTTTGCCCTGATGTTCGCCTTGGCGATCGGCAACCGGACGAGGCCAGACGTCCATCGCCGGATGATTCTCTTCGCCATGCTGCCCGTCATCCCGCCCGGCGTGAACCGCTTCTGGGCCAATGCGCTGGGGCTGGACGATCCGGTGCCGACGTTCTGGCTCTACCTGACGCTGTGGTCGATGGCAGCGGCGATCCTCCTGCAAGAACGCCGCACGACCGGCCGCATTGGCGCCTTGTCGCTGCTCGGCGCGGGCTGGATAGTCGCCGAAGGCGCGCTGCACGAAGCGGTGGTCGGCTCACCCGGTTTCGAGCGTGTCGCCGCCGCAGTTCTGGGGCTGGTCCACTACCGTTAGCTGCGTGGCCCGCCGGGTGGCACGGGGCGGTAGTTGACCGTCGCGATCGTGCCGTCCGGAGCGAGCAAGATCGTGTAGACCGCCGCGCCGTTGGCGAACTCGGCGCGATAGGAGTCGAAATCCCCAAGCGTGACTTCCGTGAAAGTCAGGGAGCGTAGCGGCCCGAGGTCCTTGTATATCTGCTGTAACGTCGGGAGCATGGCGCGCGTCATATCCGCACCCAGCGGCGACATCGTCGAGTAATCGGGAGTCCCCGCCGCGATGTCCGTGATCATCTTGCGCAACGCGGCCTCGGAGCCCGGCTGTGGCGTGGTCCGCAGCTCAGGCGGCTCGTCGGACGTCAGCGCGGCGATGATCCGCCGTTGGATGATCGGAGTCGGCATCGCCTCGCTGTTGGAGATCAAAGCGACGCGCAAGCCGCTGTCGGGCAGCCAGCTCAGCACGCCGCCGAAGCCGTTTATGCCGCCGCCGTGCGTGATCACGCGTTGACCGTCCAGGCGGTCGATCATCACCCCAAACCCGTAGAGCGCGTCGCCCGGCCCCGTCTTGACCGGCGAGCCGATCATCTGCTCGAATGAGGCGGGGCTGATCGCACGCCCGTTGGTCAAGGCGATCTGCCAACGCACCAGGTCACCGGCGCTCGAGACCAGTGCTCCGCCGGCGCCCGGCGTGTTCATGCTGATCGCCGCGTCGTTGGAGTGCGAGAGTGTGTCCGGGTCGAAGGAATAGCCCTGCGCCCGGTGTGGAATAATCGCGGTCTCCGAGCCGTAGCGCGTGTGCGTCAGGCCGAGCGGCGTAAAGAACTCGTCCTGCATGAACGTGGCGTAGGGCCGGCCGCTCGCCTTGGCGACGACCATCCCCAGCAGGTAGTAGTTGGTGTTCGAATAGCGCCAGTTCGTTCCCGGCTCGAAGTCGAACGGCTTGCCGGACACGAGCTGCATCAGCTCGGCGTCGCTCAGGTTGAGCGGCGACAGCTTCGGGAAGAAGCCGGGTTGCATCGTGTATTCGGGGATGCCCGAGGTGTGGTTGAGCAACTCGCGGATCGTCACCACGCGGCCGCCGGTGTCGAAATCGGGCACGTATCGGCTCATCGGATCATCGAGGGCGAGCTTGCCCTGCTCCGCAAGCTTCAGGATGGCCGCGGCGGTGAACTGCTTGGTCATCGAGCCGATGCGGAAAGACGTGCTCGCATCGACCGGCGCGTTCCATTCGAGGTCTGCGATGCCGTAGCCGCGATCCACGATCAGCTGGTCGCCGCGCGCCACCGCCACCGACAGGCCGACGAACTCTGGGCGGGTCCTGATTTCGTCGATCACTGCGCCGACACGGCGCTCCACCTCGGCATCGCTGAGCCTGGCGAAGACCTGCGCTTCAGGGGAAGGCGCGGCTTGCTGCGCCTGCAACGACACCTGAGCTTGCGCGGGCAGACTCGCGACCAGAGCGCCGGCCGCCAGCGCCATCGAGAAACCGCTCACCCTCATCCCAGTCGTCCCCTTCATCAATCTCGAGCACCACCAGCCGGCCGGGCCAGCGCGATGGCGCGCATTGCGAGCGCCGTGAGCGCCCCTCTGTCGACGTCCGCAGCGGTGTTATTCCAGCTCAGTGTCACCGCATGCCATTGGCCGGCCTGCTCCTGCAGCAGCCAGCTCAAGTTGAGCACACCGGGCTCCGATCCGCCCTTGAAGCCGATATACTGCCAGCCCCCGCTCAGGTTATCCGGGACAGAGGTGCTGACCGCCATGATCTCGCGCGCCGTGGGATCGTCGAGTTCGCGGATGCGGCGCATGAGATTGGCCATGTCCTCGCCCGACACCAGCCATTCGATATCGATGGCTTTGGGTGGGCCGGTGAAGGTCGTCATGAATTCGAACATGTCGATTTTGCTATCGGCGGTGGCCTTGAGCACGGCTAGGCGACCGGCCGCGTCGGCGGCTCGATAGGCTTCGACATCGCCATTGACCTTCAGAGCAATCATCTCGCGCGTCGACATGAAGGGAACCAGCAGGGCGGGATCGGAATGTCCCGACGCGGCGACCTCCGCCTCCACTGCGCCGCGCCCGACGGCCGACAGCAAATTGTCGGTGGCGGTGTTGTCGCTGACCGAGATCATTAGCGTGGCGAGGGTGTGCAGCGTGACCGGCGCCCCCTCCGGCCAGTCCCTCGAAGCGCCGGAAGGATGGGTTATGGTGGTGATCGGGACGACATCGCCCCAGCTTCGCTTTCCTGCAGCAACTTGGCGGGCGAGCGTGGAAAGGACGTAGAGCTTGAAGGCAGATCCGATGCCGAGATGCTGGTCGGCATTGTACGACAGCAAAGGCTCGCCACCGTCGAGCGGGGTGACGAGGATCGATGTTTCGCCCGGCAATGCCTGGATATCGGCCAGCAGCTTCTCGGTGCTGTCATCGGCCGGGGCGACGTTGTTCACGAGAATGCCGGCGACGCGGTAGGGAGGCTTACCGGCAAGGTTGAACACCCCCGAAGCGATCCCGCGCTCGAACCGGATGGCGATATTCGCA
Above is a genomic segment from Altererythrobacter sp. Root672 containing:
- a CDS encoding serine hydrolase; the encoded protein is MTDVGISRAIGVVHRAIAALVLIATPLAAAAQDVEQRAREIVEVLQGEAIYTDVFDEAFTSRVSQEQFSAIFDQAKGKYGPVVGLESVEPTSPTAANIAIRFERGIASGVFNLAGKPPYRVAGILVNNVAPADDSTEKLLADIQALPGETSILVTPLDGGEPLLSYNADQHLGIGSAFKLYVLSTLARQVAAGKRSWGDVVPITTITHPSGASRDWPEGAPVTLHTLATLMISVSDNTATDNLLSAVGRGAVEAEVAASGHSDPALLVPFMSTREMIALKVNGDVEAYRAADAAGRLAVLKATADSKIDMFEFMTTFTGPPKAIDIEWLVSGEDMANLMRRIRELDDPTAREIMAVSTSVPDNLSGGWQYIGFKGGSEPGVLNLSWLLQEQAGQWHAVTLSWNNTAADVDRGALTALAMRAIALARPAGGARD
- a CDS encoding serine hydrolase domain-containing protein → MKGTTGMRVSGFSMALAAGALVASLPAQAQVSLQAQQAAPSPEAQVFARLSDAEVERRVGAVIDEIRTRPEFVGLSVAVARGDQLIVDRGYGIADLEWNAPVDASTSFRIGSMTKQFTAAAILKLAEQGKLALDDPMSRYVPDFDTGGRVVTIRELLNHTSGIPEYTMQPGFFPKLSPLNLSDAELMQLVSGKPFDFEPGTNWRYSNTNYYLLGMVVAKASGRPYATFMQDEFFTPLGLTHTRYGSETAIIPHRAQGYSFDPDTLSHSNDAAISMNTPGAGGALVSSAGDLVRWQIALTNGRAISPASFEQMIGSPVKTGPGDALYGFGVMIDRLDGQRVITHGGGINGFGGVLSWLPDSGLRVALISNSEAMPTPIIQRRIIAALTSDEPPELRTTPQPGSEAALRKMITDIAAGTPDYSTMSPLGADMTRAMLPTLQQIYKDLGPLRSLTFTEVTLGDFDSYRAEFANGAAVYTILLAPDGTIATVNYRPVPPGGPRS
- the rnhA gene encoding ribonuclease HI, translating into MKHVDIFTDGACKGNPGPGGWGVLLRMGQHEKELSGGEAHTTNNRMEMTAVVRGLKALIEPCEVTLHSDSRYVIDGMTKWIHGWQKKGWINASKKPVRNEDLWHELIAAAAPHRITWQWVKGHDGHVENERVDRLACEAAEAARA